A region of Candidatus Dependentiae bacterium DNA encodes the following proteins:
- a CDS encoding GIY-YIG nuclease family protein, whose protein sequence is MHFIYFLRSINNPQKTYVGYTTDVQQRLETHNSGGSVCTKDDRPWHLVTYIAFDCEQKARDFEKYVKVGPGSAYAKKKFW, encoded by the coding sequence ATGCATTTCATATATTTTCTTCGATCTATTAACAATCCCCAAAAGACTTATGTCGGTTATACAACAGATGTACAACAACGACTTGAAACTCATAATTCAGGCGGGTCTGTTTGTACTAAGGATGATCGACCATGGCACCTTGTAACTTATATTGCTTTTGATTGCGAGCAAAAGGCTCGAGACTTTGAGAAATATGTTAAGGTTGGTCCAGGTAGCGCTTACGCAAAGAAAAAGTTCTGGTAG